One Bos taurus isolate L1 Dominette 01449 registration number 42190680 breed Hereford chromosome 25, ARS-UCD2.0, whole genome shotgun sequence genomic window carries:
- the DNAAF8 gene encoding dynein axonemal assembly factor 8 isoform 1 (isoform 1 is encoded by transcript variant 1), giving the protein MASPDEDGRPSLPNPWDAILEAVKHQLPSLDSDSSASDCEDEELFIFQRNQTVLIPDLSEELADDPAGAWVTSSGSPPELAAVPVESAMEPWGEWNAWPRPQESAPLEGRAPSKSSSLLRMSAETPPRQDDDAGGTLNTSASQSPRQGPQGEATRSPQEAGLQTEPLGAASQAQEGSDAASRKALRRERRKMIEKDILHKVTWDGRNPACPDASRGKEKACDAVEVPSEGPPGCLPVLSLQELEEWDLDQVLLSLTGREEDRGDGAPGAAWWAAGRLQGQDHTEPSTQDRLMERLSLLCARQSRTAASAWRVPADTPREARPWESGSRCASRELGFQALAQDMQLKNPAEPPTIFTDLRPTKTSDQEPLESSSSYSSSSDSEEAEETAAQRDLQGPARLRDCTGKSRLLQQLRASREASAWPQLPAGKSPVSQKAQAPGDPAGSSPGVKQHVTLWAERGTQARPAGGRPSDSPGGLVPPWGQLQMPRV; this is encoded by the exons ATGGCATCTCCTGATGAAGATGGGCGGCCCTCACTGCCCAACCCCTGGGATGCCATCCTTGAGGCCGTCAAGCACCAGCTCCCGTCTCTGGACTCTGATTCCTCTGCG TCAGACTGCGAGGACGAGGAGCTGTTCATCTTCCAGCGAAATCAAACTGTCCTGATTCCAGACTTGTCAGAGGAACTGGCCGACGACCCCGCTGGGGCCTGGGTCACTTCCTCTGGGTCTCCTCCTGAG CTAGCTGCAGTGCCTGTAGAATCCGCCATGGAGCCCTGGGGTGAGTGGAACGCATGGCCCCGGCCCCAGGAGTCGGCCCCTCTGGAAGGAAGGGCCCCCAGCAAGAGCAGCTCTCTTCTCAGGATGTCTGCAGAGACCCCCCCACGGCAGGATGATGATGCAGGTGGGACCCTCAACACCAGTGCGTCACAGAGTCCTCGCCAGGGGCCTCAGGGAGAGGCCACCCGCTCCCCTCAGGAAGCAGGCCTGCAGACAGAGCCCCTGGGCGCGGCCTCACAGGCTCAGGAAGGCTCAGATGCAGCCAGCCGCAAAGCCCTgcggagggagaggaggaagatgaTCGAGAAAGACATCCTCCACAAAGTCACCTGGGACGGCCGCAACCCAGCCTGCCCTGACGCGAGCCGAGGGAAGGAGAAGGCCTGCGACGCTGTGGAGGTGCCTTCAGAGGGGCCCCCAGGGTGTCTGCCCGTCCTTTCCCTCCAG GAACTTGAAGAGTGGGATTTGGATCAAGTCCTTCTGAGTCTGACTGGGCGAGAAGAGGACCGGGGAGATGGTGCTCCTGGAGCTGCGTGGTGGGCAGCTGGCCGCCTCCAGGGCCAAG ACCACACCGAGCCCAGCACCCAGGACCGGCTCATGGAACGCCTGagcctcctgtgtgccaggcagtccAGAACCGCCGCCTCTGCTTGGAGAGTGCCTGCTGATACACCCCGGGAAGCCCGGCCATGGGAAAGCGGAAGCAG atgTGCTTCCAGGGAGCTGGGCTTCCAGGCGCTAGCCCAGGACATGCAGCTGAAGAACCCGGCAGAGCCTCCCACCATATTCACTGACCTGCGGCCAACGAAGACTTCGGACCAGGAGCCCTTGGAGAG CTCCAGCTCCTACTCCAGCTCCTCTGACAGCGAGGAGGCGGAAGAGACAGCAGCTCAGAGAGACCTGCAGGGCCCAGCCAGGCTACG GGACTGCACGGGAAAGAGTCGGCTCCTCCAGCAGCTCAGGGCATCTCGGGAGGCGTCCGCTTGGCCTCAGCTGCCCGCCGGCAAGAGTCCTGTCAGTCAGAAGGCTCAGGCCCCTGGAGATCCGGCCGGGTCCAGCCCTGGGGTGAAGCAACACGTAACGCTCTGGGCCGAGAGGGGCACACAGGCCAGACCCGCAGGGGGACGTCCCAGCGACAGCCCGGGAGGCCTGGTGCCTCCTTGGGGTCAACTGCAGATGCCTCGGGTCTGA
- the DNAAF8 gene encoding dynein axonemal assembly factor 8 isoform X1, producing MASPDEDGRPSLPNPWDAILEAVKHQLPSLDSDSSASDCEDEELFIFQRNQTVLIPDLSEELADDPAGAWVTSSGSPPELAAVPVESAMEPWGEWNAWPRPQESAPLEGRAPSKSSSLLRMSAETPPRQDDDAGGTLNTSASQSPRQGPQGEATRSPQEAGLQTEPLGAASQAQEGSDAASRKALRRERRKMIEKDILHKVTWDGRNPACPDASRGKEKACDAVEVPSEGPPGCLPVLSLQELEEWDLDQVLLSLTGREEDRGDGAPGAAWWAAGRLQGQDHTEPSTQDRLMERLSLLCARQSRTAASAWRVPADTPREARPWESGSRWALLAPGPILPSGSFSQRLWCLDLKAGHLMCISLHLKNMIRCASRELGFQALAQDMQLKNPAEPPTIFTDLRPTKTSDQEPLESSSSYSSSSDSEEAEETAAQRDLQGPARLRDCTGKSRLLQQLRASREASAWPQLPAGKSPVSQKAQAPGDPAGSSPGVKQHVTLWAERGTQARPAGGRPSDSPGGLVPPWGQLQMPRV from the exons ATGGCATCTCCTGATGAAGATGGGCGGCCCTCACTGCCCAACCCCTGGGATGCCATCCTTGAGGCCGTCAAGCACCAGCTCCCGTCTCTGGACTCTGATTCCTCTGCG TCAGACTGCGAGGACGAGGAGCTGTTCATCTTCCAGCGAAATCAAACTGTCCTGATTCCAGACTTGTCAGAGGAACTGGCCGACGACCCCGCTGGGGCCTGGGTCACTTCCTCTGGGTCTCCTCCTGAG CTAGCTGCAGTGCCTGTAGAATCCGCCATGGAGCCCTGGGGTGAGTGGAACGCATGGCCCCGGCCCCAGGAGTCGGCCCCTCTGGAAGGAAGGGCCCCCAGCAAGAGCAGCTCTCTTCTCAGGATGTCTGCAGAGACCCCCCCACGGCAGGATGATGATGCAGGTGGGACCCTCAACACCAGTGCGTCACAGAGTCCTCGCCAGGGGCCTCAGGGAGAGGCCACCCGCTCCCCTCAGGAAGCAGGCCTGCAGACAGAGCCCCTGGGCGCGGCCTCACAGGCTCAGGAAGGCTCAGATGCAGCCAGCCGCAAAGCCCTgcggagggagaggaggaagatgaTCGAGAAAGACATCCTCCACAAAGTCACCTGGGACGGCCGCAACCCAGCCTGCCCTGACGCGAGCCGAGGGAAGGAGAAGGCCTGCGACGCTGTGGAGGTGCCTTCAGAGGGGCCCCCAGGGTGTCTGCCCGTCCTTTCCCTCCAG GAACTTGAAGAGTGGGATTTGGATCAAGTCCTTCTGAGTCTGACTGGGCGAGAAGAGGACCGGGGAGATGGTGCTCCTGGAGCTGCGTGGTGGGCAGCTGGCCGCCTCCAGGGCCAAG ACCACACCGAGCCCAGCACCCAGGACCGGCTCATGGAACGCCTGagcctcctgtgtgccaggcagtccAGAACCGCCGCCTCTGCTTGGAGAGTGCCTGCTGATACACCCCGGGAAGCCCGGCCATGGGAAAGCGGAAGCAGGTGGGCTTTGTTGGCCCCTGGCCCCATCCTCCCTAGTGGTAGCTTCTCTCAGCGTTTATGGTGCCTTGATTTAAAGGCGGGGCACCTGATGTGTATTTCTCTTCATCTCAAGAATATGATCAG atgTGCTTCCAGGGAGCTGGGCTTCCAGGCGCTAGCCCAGGACATGCAGCTGAAGAACCCGGCAGAGCCTCCCACCATATTCACTGACCTGCGGCCAACGAAGACTTCGGACCAGGAGCCCTTGGAGAG CTCCAGCTCCTACTCCAGCTCCTCTGACAGCGAGGAGGCGGAAGAGACAGCAGCTCAGAGAGACCTGCAGGGCCCAGCCAGGCTACG GGACTGCACGGGAAAGAGTCGGCTCCTCCAGCAGCTCAGGGCATCTCGGGAGGCGTCCGCTTGGCCTCAGCTGCCCGCCGGCAAGAGTCCTGTCAGTCAGAAGGCTCAGGCCCCTGGAGATCCGGCCGGGTCCAGCCCTGGGGTGAAGCAACACGTAACGCTCTGGGCCGAGAGGGGCACACAGGCCAGACCCGCAGGGGGACGTCCCAGCGACAGCCCGGGAGGCCTGGTGCCTCCTTGGGGTCAACTGCAGATGCCTCGGGTCTGA
- the DNAAF8 gene encoding dynein axonemal assembly factor 8 (The RefSeq protein has 2 substitutions compared to this genomic sequence), with amino-acid sequence MASPDEDGRPSLPNPWDAILEAVKHQLPSLDSDSSASDCEDEELFIFQRNQTVLIPDLSEELADDPAGAWVTSSGSPPGLAAVPVESAMEPWGEWNAWPRPKESAPLEGRAPSKSSSLLRMSAETPPRQDDDAGGTLNTSASQSPRQGPQGEATRSPQEAGLQTEPLGAASQAQEGSDAASRKALRRERRKMIEKDILHKVTWDGRNPACPDASRGKEKACDAVEVPSEGPPGCLPVLSLQELEEWDLDQVLLSLTGREEDRGDGAPGAAWWAAGRLQGQDHTEPSTQDRLMERLSLLCARQSRETCRAQPGYGTARERVGSSSSSGHLGRRPLGLSCPPARVLSVRRLRPLEIRPGPALG; translated from the exons ATGGCATCTCCTGATGAAGATGGGCGGCCCTCACTGCCCAACCCCTGGGATGCCATCCTTGAGGCCGTCAAGCACCAGCTCCCGTCTCTGGACTCTGATTCCTCTGCG TCAGACTGCGAGGACGAGGAGCTGTTCATCTTCCAGCGAAATCAAACTGTCCTGATTCCAGACTTGTCAGAGGAACTGGCCGACGACCCCGCTGGGGCCTGGGTCACTTCCTCTGGGTCTCCTCCTGAG CTAGCTGCAGTGCCTGTAGAATCCGCCATGGAGCCCTGGGGTGAGTGGAACGCATGGCCCCGGCCCCAGGAGTCGGCCCCTCTGGAAGGAAGGGCCCCCAGCAAGAGCAGCTCTCTTCTCAGGATGTCTGCAGAGACCCCCCCACGGCAGGATGATGATGCAGGTGGGACCCTCAACACCAGTGCGTCACAGAGTCCTCGCCAGGGGCCTCAGGGAGAGGCCACCCGCTCCCCTCAGGAAGCAGGCCTGCAGACAGAGCCCCTGGGCGCGGCCTCACAGGCTCAGGAAGGCTCAGATGCAGCCAGCCGCAAAGCCCTgcggagggagaggaggaagatgaTCGAGAAAGACATCCTCCACAAAGTCACCTGGGACGGCCGCAACCCAGCCTGCCCTGACGCGAGCCGAGGGAAGGAGAAGGCCTGCGACGCTGTGGAGGTGCCTTCAGAGGGGCCCCCAGGGTGTCTGCCCGTCCTTTCCCTCCAG GAACTTGAAGAGTGGGATTTGGATCAAGTCCTTCTGAGTCTGACTGGGCGAGAAGAGGACCGGGGAGATGGTGCTCCTGGAGCTGCGTGGTGGGCAGCTGGCCGCCTCCAGGGCCAAG ACCACACCGAGCCCAGCACCCAGGACCGGCTCATGGAACGCCTGagcctcctgtgtgccaggcagtc CAGAGAGACCTGCAGGGCCCAGCCAGGCTACG GGACTGCACGGGAAAGAGTCGGCTCCTCCAGCAGCTCAGGGCATCTCGGGAGGCGTCCGCTTGGCCTCAGCTGCCCGCCGGCAAGAGTCCTGTCAGTCAGAAGGCTCAGGCCCCTGGAGATCCGGCCGGGTCCAGCCCTGGGGTGA
- the DNAAF8 gene encoding dynein axonemal assembly factor 8 isoform X2, translating to MASPDEDGRPSLPNPWDAILEAVKHQLPSLDSDSSASDCEDEELFIFQRNQTVLIPDLSEELADDPAGAWVTSSGSPPELAAVPVESAMEPWGEWNAWPRPQESAPLEGRAPSKSSSLLRMSAETPPRQDDDAGGTLNTSASQSPRQGPQGEATRSPQEAGLQTEPLGAASQAQEGSDAASRKALRRERRKMIEKDILHKVTWDGRNPACPDASRGKEKACDAVEELEEWDLDQVLLSLTGREEDRGDGAPGAAWWAAGRLQGQDHTEPSTQDRLMERLSLLCARQSRTAASAWRVPADTPREARPWESGSRWALLAPGPILPSGSFSQRLWCLDLKAGHLMCISLHLKNMIRCASRELGFQALAQDMQLKNPAEPPTIFTDLRPTKTSDQEPLESSSSYSSSSDSEEAEETAAQRDLQGPARLRDCTGKSRLLQQLRASREASAWPQLPAGKSPVSQKAQAPGDPAGSSPGVKQHVTLWAERGTQARPAGGRPSDSPGGLVPPWGQLQMPRV from the exons ATGGCATCTCCTGATGAAGATGGGCGGCCCTCACTGCCCAACCCCTGGGATGCCATCCTTGAGGCCGTCAAGCACCAGCTCCCGTCTCTGGACTCTGATTCCTCTGCG TCAGACTGCGAGGACGAGGAGCTGTTCATCTTCCAGCGAAATCAAACTGTCCTGATTCCAGACTTGTCAGAGGAACTGGCCGACGACCCCGCTGGGGCCTGGGTCACTTCCTCTGGGTCTCCTCCTGAG CTAGCTGCAGTGCCTGTAGAATCCGCCATGGAGCCCTGGGGTGAGTGGAACGCATGGCCCCGGCCCCAGGAGTCGGCCCCTCTGGAAGGAAGGGCCCCCAGCAAGAGCAGCTCTCTTCTCAGGATGTCTGCAGAGACCCCCCCACGGCAGGATGATGATGCAGGTGGGACCCTCAACACCAGTGCGTCACAGAGTCCTCGCCAGGGGCCTCAGGGAGAGGCCACCCGCTCCCCTCAGGAAGCAGGCCTGCAGACAGAGCCCCTGGGCGCGGCCTCACAGGCTCAGGAAGGCTCAGATGCAGCCAGCCGCAAAGCCCTgcggagggagaggaggaagatgaTCGAGAAAGACATCCTCCACAAAGTCACCTGGGACGGCCGCAACCCAGCCTGCCCTGACGCGAGCCGAGGGAAGGAGAAGGCCTGCGACGCTGTGGAG GAACTTGAAGAGTGGGATTTGGATCAAGTCCTTCTGAGTCTGACTGGGCGAGAAGAGGACCGGGGAGATGGTGCTCCTGGAGCTGCGTGGTGGGCAGCTGGCCGCCTCCAGGGCCAAG ACCACACCGAGCCCAGCACCCAGGACCGGCTCATGGAACGCCTGagcctcctgtgtgccaggcagtccAGAACCGCCGCCTCTGCTTGGAGAGTGCCTGCTGATACACCCCGGGAAGCCCGGCCATGGGAAAGCGGAAGCAGGTGGGCTTTGTTGGCCCCTGGCCCCATCCTCCCTAGTGGTAGCTTCTCTCAGCGTTTATGGTGCCTTGATTTAAAGGCGGGGCACCTGATGTGTATTTCTCTTCATCTCAAGAATATGATCAG atgTGCTTCCAGGGAGCTGGGCTTCCAGGCGCTAGCCCAGGACATGCAGCTGAAGAACCCGGCAGAGCCTCCCACCATATTCACTGACCTGCGGCCAACGAAGACTTCGGACCAGGAGCCCTTGGAGAG CTCCAGCTCCTACTCCAGCTCCTCTGACAGCGAGGAGGCGGAAGAGACAGCAGCTCAGAGAGACCTGCAGGGCCCAGCCAGGCTACG GGACTGCACGGGAAAGAGTCGGCTCCTCCAGCAGCTCAGGGCATCTCGGGAGGCGTCCGCTTGGCCTCAGCTGCCCGCCGGCAAGAGTCCTGTCAGTCAGAAGGCTCAGGCCCCTGGAGATCCGGCCGGGTCCAGCCCTGGGGTGAAGCAACACGTAACGCTCTGGGCCGAGAGGGGCACACAGGCCAGACCCGCAGGGGGACGTCCCAGCGACAGCCCGGGAGGCCTGGTGCCTCCTTGGGGTCAACTGCAGATGCCTCGGGTCTGA